One Styela clava chromosome 4, kaStyClav1.hap1.2, whole genome shotgun sequence genomic window, AAAAAAAGGCTGCGTATAGATTTTACCTCAATTAATTACAACAATTATTTGATGGATTATACATAACAGTTCCAAAGATACCGTAATATAAAAGGGGGGGTTACTCAAAAAGTTAACTATTAATCTAACACAATACAATCTTTGAAATGGGGCCTATTTGAATTAAGAAAGAAGAATAAGGAATGACAAAGATAGATACATATTTCAAAAAGAGAGTACAGTCAACAGAAACTTTTAAGTAAATCTCTGATCAGAAAtccaattttattcaatttggagaaagaaaaaaaacattctgTAGTCATTCATATTTCCTAATTGTTGAAAACTCAATGAAAACAGAAAGTTTCATAAGCCAGATGTAGTTGATGAATATACATAGCTAAAACTGTGATTGGTGATTTTTATCATCAGATATTGAATTTGAAACATCAACATAGTTTTAATATTCAGTCAACCAGAATTATGTTCAAAGTGCCCAACTACAAATTATTACATGGCTCGTTAGGTATGCAGTTAGGTGGTTTCATCAAAAGCACAGTTACCACATTTTTCCGTGTACAACACGCACTTTCGAGGCTTATTTTCGCCGTCGGAATGATGGGTGCATCTTGTACAATggtttagaaaaaaaaaaaaaattatcaatattttattattcaatattttacaaagttGCTGACTCCATTTACCTGCTACCAACCTAAAACACTTGGATGCCAAAATTACGAAAATTTGTGTaaagaaaacttttttttaataaagatgAAGTACAGGAATACAAATTAATTAAAGCTTTACAAAATTCACTGAAATTGATTAGGatttagaataggatttacagatTTGTCCCAGAGAGAAGAAAGGGAATAAGACAGCTCAATTTTATgtcaaaccacggcctctcgttcagttaacgttaccggtaccggtccATATCGgatatcaatcaatcatttatttcggtactctgacataataacaaaacatgggattagttagccaggtatttgctTCGTATGCATGGACTCAACGGTGGAGGTAGTCAGCATACAAGTCCACACTTTTTTATAGAAATTGGTACCAGTACGGTACCGTAATTAAGCTTGCAGGCAGTCAGGGAAAATGTTTTTACTAAACCTGTAAACTGCCGTACCTGCGCATGTGCACAGAATCGCTAACAATATTATTACGGTATGTAACTTGGGCTCTGAAAACTTTTAACTACCGGTACTGATTctcattttattaatattaaaacagCTCAGGCGAATGTCCCATGACTCCGTTGTCACATGACGATGACTAAGCGTCCATAAATACTGGAAAATACGTGCCAATGGACATGGTCAATTTTTAACACTCGCATACTTTTCCCGCCAGTTACGCTGCGACCCCATTAACTGCTCGAGATTGCCCACTAGCAGGGAGACGTATAAACCATGGTTAAGTTAACCATGTATAAACACTGTCCTAGGTTTATATGGCTATTGCATCATGGTTAACTGAATATGCATTTCATGTAAACCCGGTGAGAGAGCGAGAGAGATTTAAtatttgtcaaccagaaaaaaatacaatgataatgataacaagagagctatgctcaaatatatggacacgtagcgccacccaacggcaataattttgatgacgtcatagtggaaaaaaaagtaatagccttctggagaaaaattttatctttaaccactgaaaatttcaaagcaattggtccagtattcgaagagaaaagcgattttttaaaaatggagacggagacaaataacaataacaataacaacaaaattttgaaacgatcgttatgtccatttcgtgtccaataactataaagcgataacaagagagctacgcacaaatatatggacacgttagaccagagcgaatcagtctttaccggtacctttgacgctaccggtaccctcaaaaaagttctgaattcccagtagcaagaattttgcagaatcaaaacgtacagccagtcatgacactgactaaaatccgtgttcccatggataaaaaataatacagcaaaattttagacgaaatatcaaatttcatagaattcgcgcaaaattttgaaataaataaaagtaatagccttctagcgaagaaattaatctttaaccactgaaaatttcaaagcaactggtccagtattcgaagagaaaagcgattttttaaaaacgtgccaaagaacaagaacaagaacaacaacaacaacaacaacaacaacataatattgaaacgatcgttatggccactaaacgtgtccaataacgttTATAACGTTATAATGTATCTTCGGTGTGGACTGGAGGGAGtgatacgaccatgcggtcatcagagtcagctcccaCCATGTTCGCACCAATTGAAATAAGTTCACagtaaaaatacttattatTATAAAGCAGTTATAAATTCTAGAATTTTGTAACTTTGGAGAAAAAAAGGAAACTCGACCAAGGGTTTTGTCTGTTCTTAAATGACGAATAGTTATTTGGAGTTCGAGTAATATTTGCCCGAATTTTATAGATTTGGGTGTAAAAACATTTATATTCGATCTAATACAAATAAGGAAGTGGCAAGCCAAGAATAGGAAATATTTGGCCCTATCAGGACATTACATTCAATCTTATTGACCAATTGCCATGTAATATAAGGTGGAAATATAAGATTATATGGGCATATATCCCAATGCCACATTTGGGCTAAAGTTTGCATAGCCAAGTGACTATAAAACAGTGATTATGAAAATGACTGTTATGAATGATGATTTGAGTTGTATagacaaaaataagaaattcaTTCCAATATGAACAATTGTGGCACTTGAACGATTATCACAAATATACAGATTGATGTGTTCCTTGTTTTGTCTTCCTATACAAAGATGTTTAGCAAGATACTGAATCTGATACACTAGCTAGCTCAATCAACTATTTCACGCCTGAAAGTCGTACATATGGGAGGCGACAACTGGGCATCTCGATATGAAAGCTGCCGTGTCAATATGAATTTGTACCAGAATGAAATTTTAGACCCATCCACGATACGATGGTCATGCGACTGTTATTCAAGCAATAcgataaatatatttcatttctatGGCGTATGTGGCTTAAGTACCTGCTTCCCAAAACTTGTGAAATGACGACCACACATACTACTGATGTTTCATACCAAATTCACTGGCTCTAGAATAGCCCAGACCAggcatgtccaacctttttagtgtcacgggccactttcacatgaGGAAATTCATTGCGGGCTGCAAACGTTTTGGCGCTCtggaagtatttgtaccaagatgacgcacaacctgaactatAATCTGATACacttactatgttcaggttgtgtgccatcttggtacggATAATTCGGGAGCACAAACGTCTTTACCCAACTAGAATACCAGCCCAGTGCCGATTTACTTTAGAATTTGAGCGTCGCTAAATCAAACGTCTGGATTGCACAACCCTTTGCGGATTTCTGAACACAACTTGCACATAAACAACACCAAGTTCAACTTAAACTTTTATGCAAAATGCACTACCCTCAAGCAATGTACATCggcaaaaaaaataaagtcagcaattcttttttttccaacttgtgTGAAACTTGCTTTTGAATGTCATTGTTCAACTGTTTAATACTAACGGCTAGCTTTGGTAACTCACTGGCTTGTCAAATTGCCGTTCGACAGCTTACTCCTATGcttcattttcaaattcaaaaagaAAGATTTGCACATATATGTTGTGCCTAATGCCGCCGCAATACGCATTGCCATTTGTCTCAGGATGTGAAACGTATCTTCATCGATATACTCACTGTAGAAGTTTTCTATCTTCTTGAAACAATTGTTTCAGTTCCGTAGGTGACTAGACATCAAGTCAAGTTGCGTATGTTCTAGGGCTTCTTCTACCCGAATGTCAATGGGATACGTACACAATTTTAAAGAGACTGTCGAATTTTGCAATTTAGCGAATCTCTCTTTAAATGCTTTCAACAACTTTGCGACTGCGTCTCAAATATTTATAGTAATCCATATTGTTGCTGTCGAAGCTATTTAGTAATGGAAAATGAACTGCGTTCTTCAATTCAAATTGAGTTTCGTTCAATCTTTGGGATAAATGCCTGTAAATCTTCATAACAGTCTGTAATTAATTTCACAATGGGTAGAAAACTCATTGTATCGCCACAGATCTTGCATGCTTGAGTGACCCTCCgcaaaatcatattttgtgGCGTTAACATCGCTTTTCTTATGGAGGAGCGGTGTGAAATTGAAGCCTCAAATCTCGTAAGATTTGATATCATACCAGAAaatttttatgttaaatatgtttatacgtccatatttatataaaacttcAAGTGGGCCGCACGAATCCTTCCTGTGGGTTggacacccctggtctagactcGTTGAGCGTTTGACACCAAGCTCCAAGTAATGCCAGGTTGCGGGTTAATTAAATTTCTACCGTTTATAGTTTTAATCGAAATACCTTTATCAAAGACACGGAAAACTACCTAACACACCTCAGTTGGATGATGACAAACAACATGGATTGTAAAAccaaaatattctatattacAGTTTCAATATCTACAAAAACAGTGGacatgatataaaaatatagggATACACTTTTTAAATAGATTTGCCTAACACAACAGCACAGGAAACTCACAAAAACTTGGAAGCAGTACTGCAGGGAAATACAATAAGCTATCCTGATAGATGGATAAAAATTTATGTCTGACTTCAATAAGTAGCTGCATGTATATAAATACTCAGATCAATTTGAGTCAGGAATGCCAGTTGTGATAGCCTAATATAAGTATTAAAAACAGCTCTTccagaaaaaaaataatcatgttGCAGTGCCGGTGAAGGGGAAGAAAAAGTCACTTGGCAATCTAGCATTCACTGTTGGTCTTTCTCGCAATATACTTGACGGAGTAGATGACGCATCAACAAATGTCACAGTAGACGTAATTTCCACAAACTGCGAAACTGTGCCCGTTATGCAATCAACACCAAAGCACTAAAATTCAATTGCAAAACTCAATAAAACACTAAACTAATTTTTCAAACatatgttgaaatatttttccaggCATTAAGTGATTAGCTGTTGGCCAAAAGGTATTGATTGTACTCATAGTACAACAATTCTAATTAGATATTCCCAAAGTTTCTTAGAAAGAAGaacattaattttcaatttgaagTTTGCCTTTGGCCATTTCAGAAGGGTCATTGGAGAGCTATCAATCTAGTTATACCTCAAACTCTTGACAAGTTATTGAAGTAGATGACAATTGAtataacaatttcaaaaaactgaAATCAACTTTTACTTAGTAAAAAAATTGGTATACAAACCTCATATGCTATAGATTTTGTTACAGGAACGTATTCAATTCCAATAATTTGAGGTTGAGGGTTAGATATGGAACCAGTGTTTGCAAAGTAGATAGTATAGTTTAAACCAGTCCACATATCAGGACATGCTGTTTCAGGAGTATCACTCCTATTAGCTGGCAACTGTATTTCAAGTAAAAAACAGTTATGTTAACGTTAAGGCTTACGGTATgttcatgaaaataatttatgaagaTATAGCAAGATATACAAGGTATTACCGGTAAACAATAGACATTGGACTTTCTTTTTTATTTGACGTTTTCACCCCTTTACTCTAAACCAGTGTTTTTCAAGCGGTGGGGCATGCCCACAAGGGGGTGTACACAGTTTTTTCAGGAGCGTGaagctaaataaaaatattagttggatttgatcttgcccgccttattttgaatattccatttattttattatttacgttccattcatgcaataaaacatacttttgccttactatctgttatttgtagcttattgttagctagttatttttgaggtaggACGCGAGACAAATTCTAAATTGACAGGGCTGGAAGCCTTCTGGTTTGACATTGCCCGTCTAATTTATTACGTCGAGGGTGAAAATCACATAACATTGTTGACTCCAGCGCTCTTATCATGTCGATACAGTAAAACCAACCAGTTGGCCATGAAAGAATATTCAAACTTTACCTAAACTGAGGTGATAGCTCAAACTTTATACCTAAACTGAGGTGATAGCCTCAGCCATGTGACTAACACATAAATTTCTGATAATTCTTATGTTCATTTCCCCatctgtataaaaaaaaaatcatgcacTCACAGCCACTGCCGGTGGTTGTAGCCAATCATTTGTTGTATTTGATGTTATCAATGTATTTCCATATGTTGCAAGATAAGCATTGCTTGGAATGTTGAGAACAGAGATTATCGACTCTTGCAATGAATTACATGCTGTACTTCTtgtgtaactaaattaaaacacCAAAATTTTAACTTATGAACCATGAACATTTACAGTAaggtatgaaaatttattaactAATTAAATGCGACTTCAAAAAAGACAGAACAATcatgaaaacgagaatatcggtcagagactatcaatcgaaagttaggggaaaCCCCAAAACAAAAAccgcggtttcgattcatcctaTCTTACTCCATAAATACACTGTGTggcccatcactaattaattaataactcgctatttttttatacaacataaattatccaaaatcaataagcttctggtccgagatataatgaatgcacatgcgaaatttggagcagattcaacctcgctttcgtgagatatcgcaagtatctgacagacaaacaaacaaacgaatacctatcaacatacttaccgatcaagatcgaaaAGTAATCATACATAAAATGTACGGAAAGCTGGAGCAAATTTGATAAGTATTCATTATCAGTACATTGATCATATATGTACCAAAGTTACAGAACATATACAATGATTTGCGTATGATACCATCCCACACAGTATTTGTTACTGGAGACCAAGTGTTCGTATGGATCCCTTAACTAATCACTAAATTCTCGCTGTTTTTGTTGGAGTGATCAATTAATGGATTTTTGAGTACTTTTAGATAGAAAAGTCAATGGAAGACCATTACCTacccttttttcaattttttataagtCATATAGAATATGTTGTATCACCCACAATTTTGcagtttcattttaattaaagGGGAAGATCACTTGCTATTACGTCACACCCGACCACCTCCATTACGCTTGTCTGTCCATTGATCTATTCAGCAAGCTCAGTGTTTTAAGCCATAAGGGTAACCTCACAGTACCTTCCATATACTTAAGCATCGCTTTCTTGTATTCGTAAATACACTATTTTTTGGGGTATAATGactttttaatttcttttaaacaaattttctaGGAAATTAGGGAAATATGAATAGAGGGCccactaattttttttatcatggcATTAGAAATTTGGAAAATCACGAAACAAACCTCAAAAGACACCCTGTTCTTGCATCCTCTCCGAAGTTAATTTGCTGTGATGCAACACCAGTACATGTTCCATCCCCATTAGAATTTGGTGAAATCAAAGTAAACTGAGTAGCATCAATTGTCAAATTTCCTAAACCACCCCTGTAACAAAAGATattacaaaaattacatttttaataCTCCGAAAGTCTGATTTCTgtcttttttgtgttttacatCTAAGAGGTGAAGAATGTTCTCAATAAAAAGCCAGTTTCAGGTATTTATATACTGGATTTACCCACTTGTTACATCCTGAGTGAAAATATCTTCaagttgtaaaaataaaatttatcactaGGATTCATTTATTTTCTACAAACTTGTATTCCTGTGCTATAAACACTTTTTTTAAAGGTATGATATCAAGTCAACACATCTGGAAAGAATAATTGATAAGTTATTTCCATAACATGGGCTGATCAATGCCATCCTATCAACTTTTCACATATTAAAAACTTATGATTCATATCTTAATACTCTTACCCTGAAGCAGTTCTCAATGACCTTCCAATAACATATCCAGGATTTCCACTTCTGGATTCAGTTTCATTCAGAACAGTCGCAGATGATACAAAACTAATACTGAAAGTCTGAGATATGCTGGATTGTGAAATATCAGAAACTTGGGGAAATGAGACGCAagctgacaaaaaaaaacacagaTCAATTTCACCTTATTAGATAGTATTGCTTTACCAATTTAGAGCAAAATACAATGCTTAACAGGCTTTTCGTTTGACAAGGAGACAATGAGCTCCCAAAACTATCTTGAATGCCTTCAAAGTCTTGAATTGTGAACAATTGGTAATATTTTAAACCAAGCTTTCTGGTTTGGCTACTTTTTTAGATAAACCGATAacgtatttaattttttatgagTATTTATGGAACAAACTATTACACGCAACGCAACAAGTAAAAAAAGTTCTACAATTGCGGTATCACAAAAATCCTGACTATACAAATGATATATGAACAATTTCAGCAATCGTGGGCAGCCAGTTTGGCAAGAATATGCAAGTTTTACATTTAAACTAACAAGGTGTTTGATAGAACATATTCACATATGTACCTGAAGATATTCCATTTGTTCCATCGTAAGTAATCCTATATGAAACACTGGCTGCTACATTTGAGCATAAACCAGTACCTGCATTATAGGTTATGTTCCCAGGAGTTGTAGAACCTTGAAAATGATCATGTAAtatacattttgtttaaaaatccCAATTTGATACAACACCAGGATATCTATAAAATAGTCAAATTTACCAATAAACATCACACAAATTAGGTGTTATATCATATATTTACTAAAGCAGGCTGGCTCATAACAAGTTGgtatgaaataataatatagcAATTTTACTTTAACTTGAGCGATATAAATATAAGTTACTTACCATCACAGATCAGGACATTGACAACTGTAAGATGAAATATGAAAAGCAAtgagaaaacattaaaaacgataaaaaGATACAAAGGAGAATAAACAGTTTCAAAAAAACGCTGGTAACAAAAAACTAAATCTCAGGTAAAGAATGGATCTATATAGACATCTACCGATAATTAAGACGGTATTTCTTGAATATATAAACACTTCATCTCAAGACATGTGTTTCATGGTCTTATCGCAACACATGATTTGTATGAGACTTGTATAAAATTTTCTGTCTTCAAGGACATTCTTATGGGATACTTACATGATGTACTGTCCGTAATGTTTGTAATAGGCACCTGAAAACAAAGTTtgcatgaaaaaataataatatagttGAGTTGGTTGAAACATTTAGCAGACGAGAGGGATGAAGGCGGTCAAGTGGGGGACAAATATATAGAGTCACGTAGAACTCTAACAAAATCAGCCTTTCAATGGTTTCATCCATCTTTAggaactgaaaatttgaaattaattggtCTATCAGTGTTTTTTTTGCCAAAAAACAACAGGAAAAATCCAAATAATACAACAAAATGAACCATAGGTCCATTTTATGtccaataaataaattgaaaagatCTGTAAACAAAATTCTTCATAACTGTAATAGTTACTCACCTTTGCAATTGTAAAAGTAGGTGAATAATATGAAGCAGAATCAAGCACAGATCCAGATGAACAAGAATTTGACAAAGTAAATCGACGATTGCAAGTTGACGTTTGATCACTAAGATATGCAGCAGGATTTGTGTCTACGCAAGTATTTGCTATGCCAGGAATAGCAAAACTTAATTTTCCTCGCAATTCATTGCTGTATTGTACATCTATCTGATCTCCCGCCTGTCAAGTAAACAGATTATAGTTATTTGTGACAAAAACAAGGcctttttgttacatttatattttgtaagcATTTGCATTCATCAATGCGAGAGGTTCCATTCAAATCCAAGAGTCTCTATTAAATtatgtatattgtttgaatttgaaatataatcaCATAGCCATTAGATTTGCCACTATTAATAAACTTGCTACATCTTATTAaagattgttttgttttgccagtattaggttTGTTGTTAATTGTTatacatattatttattgattaccggtatataattCAGGCTATAAAGAATAATTAAACTATTGTACAGGGGTTTATCGAGCCTCTgtttatataaatttcattgGGCTTTTGCtccaccaaaaaggttgaaaactaCTTTTGCTCATAGActcttttacaattttttcaagGTAACCAGCAAGATGACTTTGGAAATAGTGGATTAGTCTGTCCGTGTCCAAGACTACTAATTTCAACATAGAAACGTACCAATTTGAGTATGCTATGATGAAGATGAATCAGAAAATTCAAGTCCTGCTCAAAACTAATATAGGCTTACCAAGACAGGCAGGCTCCTTACATAGAGCCAAATTTAAGTACTGGTAAAAGAcactcaaaaaaatatattcaagattTTAGGCTATTATCATTACCCACCACATAATATACTTGTGAATAGGTTGTAGCTGTTGTTGAAAGATCATATGAATAAGTAGGATATTGTTGAGAAGCAGCATTGAATTCAGCAGTATCATTAAGTATAGTAGGTTCcgtataaaaattatttgatgtgTCTGAAAATAGAAATGAATACAGTTTGAATTCTTTATtgataattttcaatatattcatcTTATACTAAAAAAACTTCTTTTCTTACAGTCACAATGTCGCTAGATGTTTAAATGATTCTTCAATCAAGGCACCGTAACAAAGTATTGCAGTTCAATTCTATGAAGTATTTTGATAAGCCTACAAGCATCAATACCATACCTCTCTCCCTAATGATACAGAACAATCCATTATTATTGACAACTGTAGTTGTTGGCAAATTGTTAACAAAAACAAGTTGGTTCACACAAAGCTGAGAGTCctcactgaaaataaattttagagATGAATAATAGAATATTCTAAGGATATAATACCAATTATCAACTTTGAT contains:
- the LOC120326073 gene encoding tectonic-3-like produces the protein MLKLIVILFLMNSLQKANSQSIVTCSCDLTSSACDGNCCCDPDCTTEDISAFVCSNATYNEDSQLCVNQLVFVNNLPTTTVVNNNGLFCIIRERDTSNNFYTEPTILNDTAEFNAASQQYPTYSYDLSTTATTYSQVYYVAGDQIDVQYSNELRGKLSFAIPGIANTCVDTNPAAYLSDQTSTCNRRFTLSNSCSSGSVLDSASYYSPTFTIAKVPITNITDSTSFVNVLICDGSTTPGNITYNAGTGLCSNVAASVSYRITYDGTNGISSACVSFPQVSDISQSSISQTFSISFVSSATVLNETESRSGNPGYVIGRSLRTASGGGLGNLTIDATQFTLISPNSNGDGTCTGVASQQINFGEDARTGCLLSYTRSTACNSLQESIISVLNIPSNAYLATYGNTLITSNTTNDWLQPPAVALPANRSDTPETACPDMWTGLNYTIYFANTGSISNPQPQIIGIEYVPVTKSIAYECFGVDCITGTVSQFVEITSTVTFVDASSTPSSILRERPTVNARLPSDFFFPFTGTAT